One window of Oreochromis niloticus isolate F11D_XX linkage group LG23, O_niloticus_UMD_NMBU, whole genome shotgun sequence genomic DNA carries:
- the LOC100693634 gene encoding granzyme G gives MSQSEVTYHWEPIMFIHCNLATLIFVLTLDRHVYTILGGHEAVPHSRPYMVLLERHMSDGRKKYCAGFLLNQDFVMTAAHGQAESYTALLGVHHVYHHNEIQRISVEQPFPHKYFNPTAFKNDVMLLKLSSKAILNENVKPIPLASHDDGTLPKSCIVSGWGRADRNSTYMSPKLMETSVTLIDNKECTMENFYCSQGETGPSEGDSGGPLVCEDGKAYGVISSAVSHSGGPDIIRFTKIPESTETQHHVCIRPAD, from the exons ATGTCCCAGTCAGAAGTG ACCTATCATTGGGAACCTATCATGTTCATCCACTGTAACCTGGCAACACTGATATTTGTGCTGACCCTTGATCGTCATG TTTATACAATCCTTGGAGGCCATGAGGCTGTGCCACATAGCAGACCATACATGGTGCTTTTGGAGAGGCACATGTCAGATGGTCGAAAGAAATACTGTGCTGGATTCCTTCTGAATCAGGATTTTGTAATGACTGCTGCCCACGGCCAAGCTGA GTCCTACACTGCCTTACTAGGAGTTCACCATGTGTATCATCATAATGAAATACAGCGCATATCTGTGGAACAACCATTTCCACATAAATACTTCAACCCAACCGCTTTTAAAAATGATGTAATGCTTCTGAAG TTGAGCTCCAAGGCAATCTTGAATGAGAATGTGAAACCTATTCCTCTGGCAAGTCATGATGATGGTACTTTGCCAAAATCATGTATAGTCTCTGGCTGGGGACGAGCAGACAGGAATAGTACATATATGTCTCCCAAACTTATGGAAACCAGCGTAACACTGATTGACAATAAGGAGTGCACCATGGAAAACTTCTACTGCTCTCAGGGAGAGACTGGTCCAAGCGAG GGAGATTCTGGTGGTCCATTGGTCTGTGAAGATGGAAAGGCATACGGGGTGATATCCAGTGCAGTGTCACACTCAGGTGGCCCAGACATCATTAGATTCACTAAAATTCCTGAATCCACTGAAACACAGCATCATGTTTGTATTAGACCTGCTGATTAG
- the LOC102082461 gene encoding mast cell protease 1A: MIIYYKLTLLTLVLSFHQQGHAIIGGHEAVPHSRPYMVLLQLHKSNGHRTYCDGFLLNEDFVITAAHCQAESYKVFLGLHNYLDQNGVQHVNVPGRNAFLMKGYDPVDYRNDMMLLKLSTKAELNDKVKPIALADCDDGSLPKACVISGWGTTENGKLSDQLLEVNVTLTDNELCVNTNKYCSEGKRRPGLGDGGGPLVCEDGKAYGVISASGSNPDGSTIQSYTKIPDHRDSIKEHKGKLHSPTTDRVTIIPVSKEHHICVRDAD; encoded by the exons ATGATTATTTACTATAAACTGACATTACTGACACTGGTACTGAGCTTTCATCAACAAG GCCATGCGATCATTGGAGGTCACGAGGCTGTGCCTCACAGTAGACCTTACATGGTGCTTTTGCAGCTCCACAAGTCAAATGGTCATAGAACCTACTGTGATGGCTTCCTTCTCAATGAGGATTTTGTGATAACCGCTGCACACTGCCAAGCCGA gtcCTACAAAGTTTTTCTGGGACTTCATAATTATCTTGATCAGAATGGTGTACAGCACGTTAATGTGCCTGGGAGAAATGCATTTCTAATGAAAGGCTACGATCCAGTTGATTATAGAAATGATATGATGCTGCTTAag TTGAGCACCAAGGCAGAGTTGAACGACAAAGTGAAACCCATCGCTCTCGCGGACTGTGATGATGGATCTCTGCCAAAAGCATGTGTCATTTCTGGTTGGGGAACAACAGAAAACGGTAAACTATCTGACCAACTCCTGGAAGTAAATGTGACCCTGACTGACAATGagctgtgtgttaacacaaacaAGTACTGCTCTGAGGGTAAGAGAAGACCTGGTCTG GGAGACGGTGGTGGTCCGTTAGTCTGTGAAGATGGAAAGGCATATGGGGTGATATCTGCCAGCGGATCAAACCCAGATGGCTCAACAATTCAGAGTTATACTAAGATACCTGACCACAGAGACTCCATCAAAGAACATAAGGGAAAGTTACATTCTCCAACAACCGATAGAGTAACCATCATTCCTGTTTCTAAGGAACATCATATTTGTGTTAGAGATGCTGATTAG